The Akkermansia muciniphila genome includes the window GCCACCTGGGCGCGGAGGCGCTGGAACATCTGTGCCGCGTGCTGAGCGGTCTGGATTCCATGGTGCTGGGTGAAACGGAAATCTTCGGCCAGGTGAAGACGGCCTACCAGATGGCGCTGGACGCCGGAGTGACCGCGGGCTGCGCCAACAAGACCTTCCAGAAAGCCTTCACCATCGGCAAAAGGGTGCGGACGGACAGCCAGATTCACGCCGGGGCCACCTCCGTGGGGTCCGTGGCCGTGGAGCTGGCAGAACAAATCTTCGGCGACCTTTCCGGCACGCGCGTCCTCATCCTGGGGGCCGGGGACATGAGTCGGGTGACGGGCCGCGCGCTCCGCGCCCGCGGGGCGGAGGGCATTTACGTAGCCAACCGCTCCTTTGACCGGGCCGTGGAACTGGCGGGCACGATCGGCGGCCAGGCCATCCGGTACGACGTGTGGGGGGATTACCTGAAGGACATTGACGTGGTGGTGGCCGCCACCGCCGCCCCCCACTGCATCATCACGCAGGAGACGCTGCTGCCCCTGCGCGCCGCCCGCAAGTACCGCTCCCTGTT containing:
- the hemA gene encoding glutamyl-tRNA reductase, which produces MNHRTAPVEIRERFAVPSHRLQEEGRCIRSLPDVDQCVVLSTCNRMEIYYWSERPENAQEHILSHFLGTGRGNVNMGAHFYSHLGAEALEHLCRVLSGLDSMVLGETEIFGQVKTAYQMALDAGVTAGCANKTFQKAFTIGKRVRTDSQIHAGATSVGSVAVELAEQIFGDLSGTRVLILGAGDMSRVTGRALRARGAEGIYVANRSFDRAVELAGTIGGQAIRYDVWGDYLKDIDVVVAATAAPHCIITQETLLPLRAARKYRSLFLIDISVPRNISPDVADIDEVYLYDIDTLTQLADEAKRSREQEVSRCEAIIQDNISKYFPDSALYDQ